From the Acidovorax carolinensis genome, one window contains:
- a CDS encoding DUF2357 domain-containing protein: MIFLDRLTGSKISRLPDALLPGRYCLLEPLVVNGHSRLQPGDLLSDDGSGVIRTQDTESQVLAIYQSDDDQADSDLSAEAIISIAGKIAHAHDANVSPMLPAEMAAQCALEELERDLAAVLRDGHLHSISDRPRRDLRYDDLVAPVARARRLATSALSHLASHSDCWQQRTLSGVQPRKVLARFSEDDYAIYENRLYKRLLDRLDRHLARRLARIRGVNSRLERALEFQDSEQTHFRLRQDICRLWGESYLDDKTGMQLEAGKRALSDLESQLRAIRGLKQRGLYSLVPPASVVPAQVHRTNILNHDPHYRHLPPLWEKLKDDREDRLLPPEERLARQLQLQLAYVSYVGLVIRRALERYGLRRVDGNFIFSWAGRSFVLRRDGHDWVVTQSQGSILRIVPIAWFGASINISESLEPGRIVCWPGVPTSVASPQSLPVSPLDLYVVEKVGKLIDEWMLRQLLQGHGRKLGPLPTPSKTLTEAWPEQFESISSTHVRILAPVDAQKAAELKASLKGSANSQVEDAVGDAIEQIATLAELCGHQARFVRAQQQQDFYCQCGTCQATWSLKTTGKSRRFSIRPKGASAIQEEVGFLWSGRDWLEFDLNADQ, encoded by the coding sequence ATGATATTTTTGGACCGTCTTACGGGTAGCAAAATCAGCCGCCTACCCGACGCGCTTCTGCCGGGGAGGTATTGCTTGCTTGAGCCACTCGTGGTCAATGGACACAGTCGCTTGCAGCCCGGTGATCTGCTATCAGATGACGGCTCGGGCGTAATCCGGACTCAAGACACTGAATCGCAAGTGCTCGCCATCTATCAGTCTGACGACGATCAGGCGGACTCCGATTTGTCTGCAGAGGCGATTATTTCCATTGCCGGAAAAATCGCTCACGCACATGATGCAAATGTCTCACCCATGCTGCCTGCTGAGATGGCCGCCCAATGCGCGCTCGAAGAACTCGAGCGCGACTTGGCGGCGGTACTCAGAGATGGTCATCTGCATTCAATATCTGACCGCCCCCGCAGAGACCTTCGATATGACGACTTGGTTGCGCCAGTGGCGCGAGCTCGACGCCTCGCGACTTCGGCATTAAGTCACCTGGCATCACACTCTGATTGCTGGCAGCAGCGTACGCTCAGTGGTGTTCAACCGCGCAAGGTTCTTGCACGTTTCAGCGAGGACGACTATGCCATCTATGAGAACAGGCTCTACAAGCGGCTACTAGATCGCCTTGATCGACACCTTGCTAGGAGATTGGCTCGCATCCGGGGAGTCAATTCACGACTGGAGCGAGCTTTGGAGTTCCAGGACTCTGAGCAGACGCATTTTCGACTTCGCCAGGATATTTGTCGCCTTTGGGGCGAGTCATATCTTGATGACAAGACTGGGATGCAGTTGGAGGCAGGAAAGCGCGCCCTCAGCGATTTGGAGTCTCAGTTGCGTGCAATCAGAGGGTTGAAGCAAAGGGGGCTTTATTCGCTGGTGCCTCCTGCATCTGTGGTTCCTGCCCAAGTTCACCGGACAAACATTCTCAACCACGACCCGCACTATCGTCATCTGCCCCCGCTTTGGGAGAAGTTGAAAGATGATCGTGAAGACCGGCTCTTACCCCCGGAAGAGCGCTTGGCGCGGCAACTTCAATTGCAACTGGCTTACGTCAGTTACGTTGGTCTTGTGATTAGGCGGGCGCTTGAGCGGTATGGTCTGCGAAGAGTGGATGGAAATTTCATCTTCAGTTGGGCGGGACGGAGTTTCGTACTCCGACGTGATGGACATGATTGGGTCGTAACTCAGTCTCAGGGATCTATCCTGAGGATCGTACCGATTGCCTGGTTCGGCGCGTCAATAAATATCAGTGAGAGTCTGGAGCCTGGTCGTATCGTGTGTTGGCCAGGCGTGCCAACCAGTGTCGCATCGCCGCAGAGTCTTCCTGTCTCTCCGCTGGACCTTTATGTCGTGGAGAAGGTGGGGAAGTTGATCGATGAGTGGATGTTGCGGCAATTGCTCCAAGGTCATGGCCGAAAACTGGGGCCGTTGCCGACGCCGTCCAAAACGCTAACCGAGGCTTGGCCGGAACAGTTTGAATCTATTTCGTCTACCCACGTCAGGATCCTCGCGCCAGTCGATGCTCAGAAAGCAGCCGAACTGAAGGCTTCACTCAAAGGTTCAGCTAATTCGCAAGTTGAGGACGCCGTCGGGGATGCCATCGAACAGATCGCAACTCTTGCTGAGCTTTGTGGCCATCAGGCAAGATTCGTGCGGGCGCAGCAGCAGCAGGACTTCTACTGCCAATGCGGAACTTGCCAAGCAACCTGGTCGCTCAAGACAACAGGGAAAAGTCGACGCTTTTCTATACGGCCGAAGGGCGCATCTGCCATACAAGAAGAAGTCGGCTTTCTTTGGTCAGGGAGGGATTGGCTGGAGTTCGACTTGAATGCAGATCAATAG
- a CDS encoding DEAD/DEAH box helicase — MKLCDFSLLSSELVQFSCDDLDADWQIGEAVSVQAHGNDYLLRQGDFVCVGKVVGSQDRTAIRVQRGLTLWVLRNRHEKVLHLQSLDLVEQIQLDMAISVDEAIAEQLASRGVISAPDVQAAVDWLTDQFIAADDAATAEMDRVFLGRFDNVSDEGFVLFGAGWRGTVKRDAGVLRLMSVTRLKGTNARVAMAVGKISFQDASVAVRLQSTEQRALLDAALRDNGSYLRLWQEYGALEWEQARDCARELGSLRFKNADLIEGELWAWFLKVDVDHLKDFRKRWKTLGLSATTQVELGEKELDLDSEVEDTPEKGDRARRRPVRGVLRFEKDGVVLIPSQDRRSERPPAKGFIYYSLSGDEAVQTRRARARQSINDGRRLPQLSYLLEGVAPPSARRRQLDGLSAYAKACFKGAPTKRQIEALEKAINTPDIALIVGPPGTGKTQVIAALQRRLAETLGENSLQHQVLISSYQHDAVDNALNRAEVFGLPAVRIGGRGRRDEGGVDPVGVWCERKRKEIAVRLDAIQLNEPLTQPLKELDRRVTALRLASLSAQERQTQFEQIDLLLHQLFALDVRLPANIKDRWDEFLAQQKRVETQRQANEPAGLVRLLRALRTSHIGFSDDGPDRAHQLERTLLRGGVKLEESEWMLLQRLSTVADATEADLSELAAFKRAMLDRLSPDYRPPQLKQALSGEALGLLADIECAIAAPLRQSRRGISAVVASYHAALAQSPNEAARAVREYASIVGATCQQSAGKAMSSLKELSDLDASEGIEFDTVVIDEAARANPLDLFVPMAMARRRIILVGDHRQLPHLVQRELEDELISRQSLTEAQAKAYEQSLFERLVKQLREQEKVDNIKRVVMLDTQYRMHPTLGDFISKQFYESVGLDVLHSGRPAQDFAHTIPGYQGKCAAWLDVPLQDGKEKFLKPGYERRSEAIAIAKEVKRITDSCGPTLSIGVISFYRAQCDLILDAFADQGLAEEEDGEIRIARSYRQTESGDERLRVGTVDAFQGKEFDLVFLSIVRANDSTVSDQKDGSERERLLNGKYGHLRLANRLNVAMSRQRKLLVAVGDKGMAECPESEEAVPALNAFLKLCREDMANGR; from the coding sequence ATGAAACTCTGCGATTTTTCTCTCCTATCGAGTGAACTTGTCCAATTCTCTTGTGACGACTTGGATGCTGATTGGCAGATCGGCGAGGCAGTATCAGTGCAGGCACACGGCAATGACTATCTTCTCCGTCAGGGGGATTTCGTCTGCGTCGGCAAAGTAGTCGGAAGCCAAGATCGAACTGCGATTCGGGTGCAGCGTGGCTTGACACTGTGGGTCTTAAGAAATCGACACGAAAAGGTTCTCCACCTTCAATCGTTGGATTTGGTCGAGCAGATCCAGTTGGATATGGCGATTTCTGTTGATGAGGCCATTGCGGAGCAATTGGCCAGTAGGGGTGTGATTTCCGCACCGGACGTACAGGCGGCCGTGGATTGGTTGACAGATCAATTCATCGCTGCTGATGACGCGGCGACCGCCGAAATGGATCGTGTCTTTCTTGGTCGCTTCGACAACGTTTCCGATGAAGGTTTCGTTCTGTTTGGAGCGGGGTGGCGAGGCACCGTCAAACGAGATGCGGGCGTGCTGAGACTGATGAGCGTCACACGTCTCAAGGGTACTAATGCACGTGTGGCGATGGCCGTAGGCAAGATCTCTTTCCAAGATGCCAGTGTCGCCGTTCGGCTCCAGAGTACAGAGCAGCGCGCACTCCTGGATGCTGCACTTCGCGACAACGGAAGCTACCTGCGCCTATGGCAGGAATACGGCGCGCTTGAATGGGAACAGGCAAGAGATTGCGCGCGAGAGCTTGGCTCTCTTCGGTTCAAGAACGCGGATCTCATCGAGGGTGAGCTCTGGGCATGGTTTCTAAAAGTTGATGTTGACCACCTGAAGGATTTCCGAAAACGATGGAAAACCCTGGGTTTATCAGCCACAACACAAGTAGAACTTGGTGAGAAAGAACTCGATCTTGATTCCGAAGTTGAAGACACACCGGAGAAAGGCGACCGGGCACGGCGTCGCCCAGTTCGAGGGGTATTGCGGTTTGAGAAAGACGGCGTTGTCTTGATTCCAAGCCAGGACCGGCGCTCGGAACGGCCACCAGCCAAGGGCTTCATCTACTACTCTCTATCAGGTGACGAAGCTGTACAGACCCGTCGTGCGCGTGCAAGGCAATCCATCAATGATGGACGCCGATTGCCGCAATTGAGCTACCTGCTGGAAGGGGTTGCACCGCCAAGCGCCCGACGGCGTCAACTCGATGGCTTATCCGCCTACGCCAAAGCTTGCTTTAAGGGTGCTCCAACAAAGCGCCAGATTGAGGCATTGGAGAAGGCGATAAACACACCTGATATCGCGCTTATCGTTGGTCCACCAGGAACGGGAAAGACCCAGGTCATTGCTGCTTTGCAGCGTCGCCTTGCCGAAACACTAGGTGAAAACTCGCTGCAGCACCAAGTGCTGATCAGTAGTTACCAGCACGACGCCGTCGATAACGCCCTTAATCGTGCTGAAGTCTTTGGCTTGCCTGCTGTTCGCATTGGCGGCCGAGGGCGTCGTGACGAAGGCGGCGTCGACCCCGTTGGTGTTTGGTGTGAACGCAAACGAAAGGAAATCGCCGTTCGACTCGATGCGATTCAGCTGAACGAGCCCCTGACTCAGCCCTTGAAAGAGCTTGATCGGCGGGTCACAGCATTGAGACTCGCAAGTTTGTCGGCACAGGAACGCCAAACACAGTTCGAGCAAATTGATCTTTTGTTGCACCAGTTGTTCGCTCTGGATGTTCGTCTCCCGGCCAATATTAAAGATCGGTGGGATGAGTTCCTGGCTCAGCAGAAACGAGTTGAAACCCAGCGTCAGGCCAACGAGCCCGCTGGGCTTGTGCGATTGCTCCGGGCTCTGCGCACCAGCCACATCGGCTTCTCCGATGACGGCCCGGACAGAGCTCATCAGCTTGAGCGCACTCTGCTACGTGGCGGAGTCAAACTCGAAGAGTCCGAGTGGATGTTGCTCCAGCGACTTTCAACGGTTGCCGACGCTACGGAGGCAGACCTATCTGAATTGGCTGCCTTTAAGCGGGCCATGCTGGATCGACTGAGCCCCGACTACAGGCCCCCGCAGCTGAAGCAGGCGTTGAGTGGAGAAGCACTTGGTCTCTTGGCCGATATCGAGTGCGCAATCGCCGCGCCTTTGCGCCAATCACGCCGTGGCATCTCTGCGGTAGTGGCCTCGTACCACGCGGCGCTTGCCCAGTCCCCCAATGAGGCAGCGAGAGCGGTCCGCGAGTACGCCAGCATTGTCGGTGCGACATGCCAACAGTCAGCTGGTAAGGCGATGAGCAGTTTGAAGGAGTTGAGCGATCTAGATGCATCAGAAGGAATTGAGTTCGACACGGTTGTCATTGACGAAGCGGCGAGAGCAAACCCTCTCGATCTCTTCGTTCCCATGGCGATGGCGCGGCGTCGCATCATCCTAGTTGGCGACCATCGACAGCTACCTCACCTTGTTCAGCGAGAGTTGGAAGATGAACTCATTTCCAGGCAAAGCCTGACTGAGGCTCAAGCAAAGGCGTATGAGCAGAGTCTTTTTGAGCGGTTGGTGAAACAGCTTAGGGAGCAGGAGAAAGTTGACAACATCAAGCGCGTCGTGATGCTCGATACGCAGTACAGAATGCATCCGACTCTGGGTGACTTCATCAGCAAGCAGTTTTATGAATCTGTGGGACTGGACGTTTTGCACTCAGGGCGACCCGCACAGGATTTCGCCCACACGATTCCTGGCTACCAAGGCAAATGTGCTGCTTGGTTGGATGTGCCTCTGCAGGACGGGAAAGAAAAATTTCTAAAACCCGGCTATGAAAGACGATCTGAGGCAATTGCTATTGCAAAAGAAGTCAAGCGGATAACAGATTCTTGTGGACCGACATTGAGTATTGGCGTCATTAGTTTTTACCGCGCTCAATGTGACCTAATTCTTGACGCTTTCGCCGACCAAGGCCTTGCCGAGGAGGAGGACGGTGAAATCCGGATCGCAAGATCCTACCGGCAAACTGAGTCAGGTGATGAGCGCCTGCGCGTTGGCACGGTCGACGCTTTCCAAGGCAAAGAGTTTGATCTCGTCTTCCTGTCGATCGTGCGAGCTAACGACTCAACCGTTTCCGATCAAAAGGACGGGAGTGAGCGTGAACGATTGCTAAATGGTAAGTACGGCCACTTGCGCCTGGCAAACCGCTTAAATGTGGCGATGAGCCGCCAGAGAAAGCTCCTTGTTGCCGTTGGTGACAAAGGCATGGCTGAATGTCCTGAGTCCGAGGAAGCCGTCCCAGCTCTGAATGCTTTCCTAAAGCTTTGCAGGGAGGATATGGCAAATGGTCGCTGA